From a region of the Desulfomonile tiedjei genome:
- a CDS encoding ABC transporter substrate-binding protein translates to MFWKVFIPVVAFAVILGWGLPLAVAADLTKANASFEVNKMGDMSDFDPNKPVIPTGDTIKIALVASFSGPAALVGQIYYISVLWAAHDINKRGGILVDGKKKLVEVIKADHMGKPDQCKKICERMVLQDKVHVLWGTDGSHLMKIINETANKYKVIAHNTASLTDDLQDATNFSRYAFMSSFSTDQIGRGLANYYGQRKKEKKFYILCQDYMFGHAMAAGFKKGLKEFYPEAEIVGEDYHKLFLTDFAPYLTKIKAAGAEVVYTGDWIPDAANLLKQSRQMGITLPFAHIFLDEPNFLHEVGVDGTKGLVQLSQMYTDNPYFKTPEQIKYYKMWNDLWKTKWQAPFNTKLFEHGGGNIGSYNQQTYWLLSVIERAASTDPEKIIKVWEGDTYRFVNGKTLKMRPCDHKAIQDLYVAEFVVPDEQKVDFNIPPHHWFTGCSYAGPSAKIPADKVLPLMDEKLDRCKGKNGWGE, encoded by the coding sequence ATGTTTTGGAAGGTCTTTATTCCCGTAGTCGCTTTCGCTGTAATCCTGGGTTGGGGGCTGCCTCTTGCCGTAGCAGCGGACCTAACGAAGGCCAATGCATCCTTTGAAGTCAACAAAATGGGCGATATGTCCGACTTTGATCCGAACAAGCCCGTGATCCCTACAGGGGATACCATCAAGATCGCCCTTGTGGCTTCATTCTCCGGACCGGCCGCCTTAGTGGGACAGATATACTATATTTCAGTCCTATGGGCAGCCCACGACATCAACAAAAGAGGAGGCATCCTCGTTGATGGGAAAAAGAAGCTGGTCGAGGTCATCAAGGCCGATCACATGGGCAAGCCTGACCAGTGCAAGAAGATATGCGAGAGGATGGTCCTCCAGGACAAGGTCCACGTGCTATGGGGCACTGATGGCAGCCATCTGATGAAAATCATCAATGAAACCGCCAACAAATACAAAGTTATTGCCCATAACACCGCTTCTTTGACCGACGACCTTCAGGATGCCACAAATTTCTCTCGTTATGCCTTCATGTCCTCTTTTTCCACCGACCAGATCGGCCGCGGCCTGGCCAATTACTATGGCCAAAGGAAGAAGGAAAAGAAGTTTTACATCCTCTGCCAAGATTACATGTTCGGCCACGCGATGGCTGCCGGGTTCAAGAAAGGGCTGAAAGAATTCTATCCTGAGGCCGAGATCGTCGGAGAGGATTATCACAAACTGTTCCTCACCGATTTCGCTCCCTACCTGACCAAGATAAAGGCTGCCGGCGCCGAGGTAGTTTACACCGGCGACTGGATTCCCGACGCGGCCAACCTCCTCAAGCAGTCCAGGCAAATGGGGATTACGCTTCCCTTTGCGCATATCTTCCTGGACGAGCCCAACTTCCTGCATGAAGTAGGTGTTGACGGTACGAAAGGTTTGGTCCAGCTTAGCCAGATGTACACGGACAATCCTTACTTCAAGACACCGGAACAAATTAAATACTACAAAATGTGGAACGACCTGTGGAAGACCAAATGGCAGGCGCCTTTCAATACGAAGCTCTTCGAACACGGAGGGGGGAATATAGGCTCCTACAATCAGCAGACCTATTGGCTCCTGAGTGTCATTGAGCGGGCCGCCAGCACGGATCCTGAAAAGATCATCAAGGTCTGGGAAGGCGATACGTACCGTTTTGTGAATGGAAAGACGCTGAAAATGAGGCCTTGCGACCACAAGGCGATCCAGGACCTCTATGTGGCCGAATTTGTGGTACCTGACGAACAGAAAGTGGACTTCAACATTCCTCCTCACCATTGGTTTACGGGCTGTTCCTATGCCGGGCCTTCGGCGAAAATCCCGGCAGACAAAGTGCTCCCCCTCATGGACGAAAAACTCGATCGGTGCAAGGGGAAAAACGGTTGGGGAGAGTGA
- a CDS encoding ABC transporter ATP-binding protein, protein MNILETNGLYHDFSGLKVLFDVNLQVEKGERHAVIGPNGAGKTTLFNIITGTYVPRQGQVLFKSKKVTGAKPHELTRLGLGRSFQITSTFDRMTAFQNIRLAILSKRGIRFNLFRMVDKMKDITEETEEVLRRIGLDGERDFPAGALSYGKHRALEISLALATDPDLIMLDEPTAGMSRDETHHTVELIKRLTEGKTVVIIEHDMDVVFSLADRVTVLDYGRIIAVGTPEEIQGNQAVRDAYLGDLEV, encoded by the coding sequence ATGAACATCCTGGAAACCAACGGACTGTATCATGATTTTAGCGGGCTAAAAGTCCTGTTCGACGTTAACCTGCAAGTGGAAAAAGGAGAGCGGCACGCGGTCATTGGGCCCAACGGGGCGGGAAAGACGACCCTGTTCAATATCATCACCGGAACTTACGTGCCAAGGCAAGGACAGGTGCTTTTCAAGAGCAAGAAGGTCACCGGCGCCAAGCCCCATGAGCTGACACGGCTCGGCCTGGGAAGGTCTTTTCAGATTACCAGCACCTTTGACCGAATGACCGCTTTTCAGAATATCCGCCTAGCCATCCTGTCCAAAAGAGGAATACGTTTCAACTTGTTCCGTATGGTGGACAAGATGAAGGACATTACCGAAGAGACCGAAGAGGTCCTGCGGAGGATCGGTCTGGACGGGGAACGGGATTTTCCCGCAGGGGCGTTATCGTACGGCAAACATCGTGCCCTGGAAATCAGCTTGGCCCTGGCGACCGATCCCGATTTGATCATGCTGGACGAGCCCACGGCCGGTATGTCGCGGGATGAAACGCACCATACGGTGGAACTGATCAAGAGGCTTACCGAAGGCAAGACCGTGGTCATAATAGAGCACGATATGGATGTGGTTTTTTCCCTCGCGGACCGAGTGACGGTTCTTGATTACGGGCGGATCATCGCTGTAGGGACCCCCGAGGAGATACAGGGGAACCAGGCGGTTAGGGATGCCTACCTGGGTGATCTGGAGGTCTGA
- a CDS encoding ABC transporter ATP-binding protein — MLLEVKELNTYYGSSHALQSFSLTVEKGEIVGLLGRNGMGKSTSLKSIMGLVKPRSGTVSFEGKPLFGLPPYKIAMSGIGYVPEERRIFPTLSVLDNLLLGVKGGKVNSSDPNAWTVERIFHHFPSLQKRANSKGAHLSGGEQQMLAIGRSLMGNPSLLLVDEPTEGLAPIMVKEVRNVLAEINNLGVSILLVEHNLKVAMSLAHRVYLMGKAHIGFQGTMDELNANPEARAKYLEV; from the coding sequence ATGCTGCTCGAAGTCAAAGAACTCAATACCTATTACGGCTCCAGTCACGCGCTTCAAAGCTTCTCCCTGACCGTAGAGAAGGGCGAGATCGTCGGTCTCCTGGGGCGAAACGGCATGGGCAAGAGCACTTCGCTCAAGAGCATCATGGGGCTGGTAAAGCCTCGTTCAGGGACGGTTTCCTTCGAAGGCAAACCTCTCTTCGGGCTGCCGCCCTACAAGATAGCCATGTCGGGCATAGGTTACGTGCCGGAAGAAAGGCGAATTTTCCCCACGTTGTCGGTTTTGGACAATCTGCTTCTCGGAGTAAAGGGCGGGAAGGTGAATTCAAGCGATCCCAACGCCTGGACAGTGGAAAGGATATTCCACCATTTCCCCAGCCTCCAGAAAAGAGCCAACAGCAAAGGGGCCCATCTCTCCGGCGGAGAACAGCAGATGCTGGCCATCGGCCGTTCCCTCATGGGGAATCCGTCACTGCTGCTCGTGGATGAACCCACAGAAGGCTTAGCCCCGATCATGGTGAAAGAGGTCCGCAACGTACTGGCCGAGATCAATAACTTAGGGGTCTCCATCCTTCTGGTCGAACACAACCTCAAGGTCGCCATGTCTCTCGCTCATCGGGTTTACCTCATGGGCAAGGCGCACATCGGTTTCCAGGGGACGATGGATGAACTGAACGCCAACCCGGAGGCACGGGCCAAGTACCTGGAGGTTTAG
- a CDS encoding branched-chain amino acid ABC transporter permease, which translates to MTNKVSKWVFWLVLVVILAAYPKLFGLYYTNLFVTFAIFALFSVSFNLLLGYTGLLSFGHAMFFGAGGYGTALALKHIEGLALLPAVLIGLLSAAALALILCPLVVRVSGTAFSMLHLAFGELMHVLALKLRNITGGEDGIGGFPIPPVSIPGIVSIDIRQPENFYYFAVVCLGISLLIIWFFTKTPFGQIQIGVRDNAKRIDYLGFKVPQTKAVVYVVSAAFAGVAGSMYALFQNLISSAALNVLTSFAPITITMIGGVGSFFGPIVGSGIFQVIEELTSRYTEQVELVIGLILILVIMFAPMGFMGAISLLKQTWFPSRTARVALKGAS; encoded by the coding sequence ATGACGAACAAGGTCTCTAAATGGGTGTTTTGGCTGGTTCTCGTTGTGATCTTGGCCGCTTACCCGAAACTATTCGGGCTTTACTATACGAACCTGTTCGTAACCTTCGCCATCTTCGCCCTCTTTTCAGTCTCCTTTAATTTGCTGCTGGGCTACACGGGGCTTCTGAGTTTCGGACATGCCATGTTTTTTGGCGCCGGAGGTTACGGCACGGCTTTGGCTCTGAAGCATATCGAGGGCCTGGCACTGTTGCCGGCGGTCTTAATCGGTCTGTTATCCGCGGCTGCCCTTGCTCTCATATTGTGCCCACTCGTCGTCAGGGTCAGCGGCACGGCCTTTTCCATGCTACACCTGGCTTTTGGCGAACTCATGCACGTCCTTGCGCTGAAACTGCGAAACATAACAGGAGGTGAGGACGGTATCGGGGGCTTTCCCATCCCGCCGGTAAGTATTCCGGGCATTGTATCCATTGATATAAGACAACCGGAGAACTTCTATTATTTTGCCGTCGTCTGCCTGGGGATCAGCCTTCTCATCATTTGGTTCTTTACAAAGACGCCTTTTGGCCAGATCCAAATCGGCGTACGTGACAACGCTAAGAGGATCGATTACCTGGGGTTCAAGGTGCCCCAGACCAAGGCGGTGGTTTATGTCGTCTCGGCTGCTTTTGCCGGGGTGGCCGGCTCCATGTACGCATTGTTTCAAAACCTCATTTCGTCCGCCGCATTGAACGTCCTGACCTCCTTTGCTCCGATTACGATAACCATGATCGGAGGCGTCGGCAGCTTTTTCGGCCCCATAGTGGGCTCGGGCATCTTTCAGGTCATAGAGGAACTTACGAGCCGCTACACGGAACAGGTTGAGTTGGTGATAGGTCTTATCCTGATTCTGGTCATTATGTTCGCCCCCATGGGATTTATGGGCGCGATAAGCCTTTTGAAACAAACATGGTTTCCGTCCCGGACCGCCAGAGTTGCCTTGAAGGGGGCTTCATGA
- a CDS encoding branched-chain amino acid ABC transporter permease — protein sequence MDPKTAMYIAQGIHGLAYGMILFLVASGLNIIFGMMGILNLAHAAFFMLSAYFCFQFVSLTGSFWAALLLAPVATAFFGILVERFLLRQVRGLGHMAELILTVGVSLVILAAVKIFWGTESLPVKIPPLLTGLVSIAGMDYPVYRLFVIGMALTVLAIMSLLLYKTRLGKIVRAAVSDAGMVSALGINIPLVFMLVFGIGIWLAGIAGVAVAPILTVFPGLSDQVGMDAFVVVVTGGLGSLSGAFIVAIIFGLLSSYGVQFFSQLAPVLMFLFMAIVLAIKPTGLFGERE from the coding sequence ATGGATCCAAAAACTGCAATGTATATTGCCCAGGGCATACACGGGTTAGCCTATGGCATGATCCTATTCCTGGTAGCCTCCGGCCTGAATATCATCTTCGGCATGATGGGGATTCTGAACCTCGCCCATGCGGCTTTCTTCATGCTTTCCGCGTATTTTTGCTTCCAGTTTGTGAGTTTGACCGGCAGTTTTTGGGCGGCTCTGCTCCTGGCGCCGGTTGCTACCGCTTTTTTTGGGATTCTCGTGGAGAGATTTCTTCTTAGACAAGTGCGCGGCCTTGGACATATGGCTGAGCTGATCCTGACAGTGGGCGTCTCTTTGGTTATTCTGGCCGCCGTCAAGATCTTCTGGGGCACAGAGAGTCTTCCGGTCAAGATCCCGCCGTTGCTGACGGGCTTGGTGTCCATTGCCGGCATGGACTACCCTGTGTACAGGCTGTTCGTCATCGGGATGGCCCTCACTGTCTTGGCGATCATGTCTTTACTCCTCTACAAAACCCGTTTGGGCAAAATCGTGCGCGCTGCCGTTTCCGACGCGGGTATGGTGAGTGCTCTCGGCATCAATATCCCCCTGGTCTTTATGTTGGTTTTCGGAATTGGCATATGGCTGGCCGGAATAGCCGGAGTTGCCGTTGCCCCGATACTGACCGTGTTCCCCGGATTGTCGGACCAGGTGGGAATGGATGCTTTCGTGGTGGTGGTTACCGGGGGACTTGGCAGCCTCTCGGGCGCGTTTATAGTAGCCATAATATTCGGCTTGCTGAGTTCCTATGGAGTTCAGTTCTTCTCCCAACTCGCGCCGGTCCTGATGTTTCTATTCATGGCCATAGTCCTGGCGATTAAGCCTACAGGCTTGTTTGGAGAACGGGAATGA